A single window of Coturnix japonica isolate 7356 chromosome 17, Coturnix japonica 2.1, whole genome shotgun sequence DNA harbors:
- the LOC107321828 gene encoding torsin-1A-like produces MAAAEVIHQAGSGGPEAAVPAMKVQQGWRRAVPGLVLLLLLAPPSRAVEPISLGLAIAGAAASALTGIISYPRLYCYFRECCLQRHELRVANALQESLDRRLFGQHLVSKVVVRAVRGFLSNSQAKKPLALSLHGWTGTGKNFVSKIIAESIYKRGLKSNYVHQFVATLHFPHAHSINLYKDQLQSWIRGNVSICPRSIFIFDEMDKMHAGLIDAIKPFLDYYELLDGVSYRQAIFIFLSNAGAEKITEVALDFWRNGKAREDIQLTDMQNALSVSVFNNRNSGFWHSTLIDRNLIDYFVPFLPLEYKHVKMCVRVEVESRGYAVDEDILNRVADEMTYFPREERIYSDKGCKTVDAKLDYYYDL; encoded by the exons atggcggcggcggaAGTTATACATCAGGCCGGAAGCGGCGGACCGGAAGCGGCCGTGCCGGCCATGAAGGTGCAGCAGGGATGGCGGCGGGCTGTGCCGgggcttgtgctgctgctgctcctcgcGCCGCCATCACGGGCCGTGGAGCCCATCAGCCTGGGGCTGGCCATCGCCGGGGCCGCCGCATCGGCCCTTACCGGCATCATCTCCTACCCCAGGCTCTACTGCTACTTCAGGGAGTGCTGCCTCCAGCGCCATGAGCTGCGCGTCGCCAACG CCCTACAGGAGAGCCTGGACAGAAGGCTGTTCGGGCAGCACCTGGTCAGCAAGGTGGTGGTCAGGGCCGTGCGGGGCTTCCTCAGCAACAGCCAGGCCAAGAAGCCGCTGGCTCTGTCCCTGCACGGCTGGACGGGCACAGGGAAGAACTTTGTCAGCAAGATCATCGCTGAGAGCATCTATAAGAGGGGGCTGAAGAGTAACTATGTGCATCAGTTTGTGGCTACGCTGCATTTCCCTCACGCTCACAGCATCAACCTCTACAAG GACCAATTGCAATCATGGATTCGAGGAAACGTGAGCATCTGTCCCAGGTCAATTTTCATATTTGATGAAATGGACAAAATGCACGCAGGACTCATTGATGCCATCAAACCATTTCTGGACTATTATGAGCTTCTGGATGGGGTGTCGTACAGACAAGCCATCTTCATATTCCTCAG CAACGCGGGAGCTGAAAAGATAACAGAGGTGGCACTTGATTTCTGGAGGAATGGGAAGGCGAGGGAAGATATTCAGCTCACGGACATGCAGAACGCGCTGTCTGTGTCTGTCTTCAATAACAGAAATA GTGGATTTTGGCACAGCACCTTGATTGATAGGAATCTCATCGACTACTTTGTTCCCTTCCTGCCTCTGGAATACAAACATGTGAAAATGTGTGTCAGGGTTGAGGTGGAATCCCGTGGTTATGCTGTGGATGAAGACATTTTAAACAGAGTAGCAGATGAGATGACCTACTTCCCCCGAGAGGAAAGGATTTATTCAGATAAAGGATGCAAAACTGTGGACGCAAAGCTGGATTATTACTATGACTTATAA